One genomic segment of Streptomyces sp. RerS4 includes these proteins:
- a CDS encoding aldehyde dehydrogenase family protein, with product MSEQKTIHIAGTWRSAVSGATREVLDPADATVLAVVAEGDIADTDAAVGAARAAFDGGQWPRTPVLERAALLRRTADLLHRDRERLGLLESRDAGKTLEEGRVDVDCVADAFRYFADLVAGESAGRVVDAGTPDVHSVVVHEPVGVCALITPWNYPLLQASWKIAPALAAGNTFVLKPSEITPLSTVALIELLAEAGLPAGVANLVTGPGDPVGARLAAHPDVALVSFTGGLASGTKVMRAAADSVKKVALELGGKNPNVVFADACATEEGFDTAVDQALNAAFMHSGQVCSAGSRLIVEENVAERFVAELARRADRIRLGRGTDPGVECGPLVSAAQRERTEEYVASALAEGAVLRAGGRRPDGPGFFYRPTVLDRCHRGMRVVREEVFGPVLTVETFRTEAEALALANDTEYGLAGAVWTSDPGRGRRVAARLRHGTVWINDFHPYLPQAEWGGFGKSGTGRELGPSGLAEYRETKHVYQNLAPRPVRWFAG from the coding sequence GTGTCCGAGCAGAAGACCATCCACATCGCCGGGACCTGGCGGTCAGCGGTGTCAGGCGCGACCCGAGAGGTCCTCGACCCGGCGGACGCCACGGTCCTGGCGGTCGTCGCCGAGGGCGACATCGCCGACACCGACGCCGCCGTCGGCGCCGCCCGCGCGGCCTTCGACGGCGGGCAGTGGCCCCGGACGCCCGTCCTGGAGCGGGCCGCACTGCTGCGCCGTACCGCCGACCTCCTCCACCGCGACCGCGAACGCCTCGGGCTCCTGGAGAGCCGCGACGCCGGCAAGACCCTCGAAGAGGGGCGTGTGGACGTCGACTGCGTCGCCGACGCCTTCCGCTACTTCGCCGACCTCGTGGCCGGCGAGAGCGCGGGCCGCGTGGTCGACGCCGGTACCCCGGACGTCCACAGCGTCGTCGTCCACGAGCCCGTCGGGGTCTGCGCCCTGATCACCCCGTGGAACTACCCGCTCCTCCAGGCCTCCTGGAAGATCGCACCCGCCCTGGCCGCCGGCAACACCTTCGTCCTCAAGCCCAGCGAGATCACCCCGCTGTCCACGGTGGCCCTCATCGAACTCCTGGCGGAGGCCGGTCTGCCGGCGGGCGTGGCGAACCTGGTCACCGGTCCCGGCGACCCCGTCGGCGCGCGCCTCGCCGCCCACCCCGACGTCGCACTCGTCTCCTTCACCGGCGGCCTCGCCAGCGGTACGAAGGTGATGCGCGCGGCCGCCGATTCCGTCAAGAAGGTCGCCCTCGAACTCGGCGGCAAGAACCCCAACGTCGTCTTCGCCGACGCCTGCGCCACCGAGGAGGGCTTCGACACCGCCGTCGACCAGGCCCTCAACGCGGCGTTCATGCACAGCGGCCAGGTCTGCTCCGCCGGCTCCCGCCTCATCGTCGAGGAGAACGTCGCCGAGCGCTTCGTCGCCGAACTCGCCCGCCGCGCCGACCGGATCCGCCTCGGCCGGGGCACCGACCCGGGCGTGGAGTGCGGACCGCTGGTGTCCGCCGCCCAGCGCGAGCGCACCGAGGAGTACGTGGCCTCCGCCCTCGCCGAGGGAGCCGTGCTCCGCGCCGGCGGCCGGAGGCCCGACGGGCCCGGATTCTTCTACCGCCCGACCGTGCTGGACCGCTGCCACCGCGGGATGCGCGTCGTACGGGAGGAGGTCTTCGGGCCGGTCCTGACCGTCGAGACCTTCCGCACCGAGGCCGAGGCCCTCGCGCTCGCCAACGACACCGAGTACGGGCTCGCCGGCGCCGTGTGGACCTCCGACCCGGGTCGTGGCCGCCGCGTGGCGGCTCGACTGCGCCACGGCACCGTCTGGATCAACGACTTCCACCCCTACCTCCCCCAAGCGGAGTGGGGCGGCTTCGGCAAGTCCGGCACCGGGCGCGAACTGGGCCCGTCGGGCCTGGCCGAGTACCGCGAGACGAAGCACGTGTACCAGAACCTCGCCCCGCGCCCCGTGCGCTGGTTCGCGGGCTGA
- a CDS encoding ABC transporter permease subunit yields the protein MTATPTHTPAHTPAPAHIPAQTPADSRAAATRSDAPQSAERSAAGQGSSHRAPAAQDRPRRVLHGLAARRAFLLPMGVAVVLLIPLAVAFPGAGGWPTALAVDLSGPLGRVGDWIIDHRDSHPLFLYFFGHVSNAVVVAVRVVYVLLLAAGWTGVTALAALVAWRLAGIRLALTCAAAFAACGLLGMWVPTMQTLALMVVAVAASVVLGALLGLAAGLSTRADRLLRPVLDTMQILPAFAYLLPMVLVFGIGVPAAVLATVVYAAPPMARLTALGLREADAGVLEAATSLGTTGRQRLLTARLPLARRQLLLGVNQAVMTGLSMAVIASVIGAGGLGDRVYQALASVDVGAALAAGIPIVLLAVVLDRTADAAGRRIGADPVPPGEQHLLRRVFCGWYGRLLTLLAAVAAAVVGRMAGSTVWPGSWTVSPADPVNSAVAWMTDHLYSGVPVVGGTADWAAGFTGRLLDPLRGVLQATPWWLLLLVAFGLALRAGTWRTALTAVLALAAVGVLGVWEASLDTLSQVLVAVAVTLVLGFAIAVGAARSARAERLLRPVLDVCQTLPQFVYLIPVVALFGVGRAPAAAAAVVYALPAVVRITVQGLREVDPTTVESARSLGATRSQLLRQVQLPLARPALLLAVNQAMVLVLAVVIIGGLVGGGALGYDVVLGLAQGDLATGLVAGAAIVCLGLLLDRVTQPAKEA from the coding sequence ATGACCGCGACCCCGACCCACACGCCGGCCCACACCCCGGCGCCGGCCCACATACCGGCCCAGACCCCGGCCGACAGCCGCGCCGCCGCCACCCGTTCGGACGCCCCGCAGTCCGCCGAACGGTCCGCCGCGGGCCAGGGCTCCTCCCACCGCGCGCCCGCCGCGCAGGACCGCCCCCGCAGAGTCCTGCACGGCCTCGCCGCGCGCCGCGCGTTCCTCCTTCCCATGGGCGTCGCCGTCGTCCTGCTGATCCCCCTCGCCGTGGCCTTCCCGGGCGCCGGCGGCTGGCCCACGGCCCTGGCCGTCGACCTGTCCGGCCCGCTCGGCCGCGTCGGCGACTGGATCATCGACCACCGTGACAGCCACCCGCTGTTCCTCTACTTCTTCGGCCACGTCAGCAACGCGGTCGTGGTGGCGGTCCGCGTCGTCTACGTGCTCCTCCTGGCCGCCGGCTGGACCGGCGTCACCGCCTTGGCCGCGCTGGTCGCCTGGCGCCTCGCCGGCATCCGGCTCGCGCTGACCTGCGCCGCCGCCTTCGCCGCCTGCGGGCTGCTCGGCATGTGGGTGCCGACCATGCAGACCCTCGCGCTGATGGTCGTCGCCGTCGCCGCCTCCGTCGTACTCGGCGCACTGCTCGGCCTCGCCGCAGGGCTCTCGACGCGCGCCGACCGCCTCCTGCGCCCCGTACTCGACACCATGCAGATCCTCCCGGCCTTCGCGTACCTGCTGCCGATGGTGCTGGTCTTCGGCATCGGCGTGCCCGCCGCCGTCCTGGCCACCGTGGTCTACGCCGCCCCGCCCATGGCCCGCCTCACCGCCCTCGGCCTGCGCGAAGCCGACGCGGGCGTCCTGGAGGCCGCGACCTCGCTCGGCACCACCGGACGCCAACGGCTGCTGACCGCCCGCCTCCCGCTCGCACGCCGACAGCTCCTGCTCGGCGTCAACCAGGCCGTCATGACCGGCCTGTCCATGGCCGTCATCGCCTCCGTGATCGGCGCGGGCGGCCTCGGCGACCGCGTCTACCAGGCCCTCGCCTCCGTGGACGTCGGCGCCGCCCTCGCCGCCGGCATCCCGATCGTGCTGCTCGCCGTCGTGCTCGACCGCACCGCCGACGCCGCCGGCCGCCGGATCGGCGCCGACCCCGTACCCCCCGGCGAACAGCACTTGCTGCGCCGCGTGTTCTGCGGCTGGTACGGCCGCCTGCTCACCCTCCTCGCGGCGGTGGCCGCCGCCGTCGTCGGCCGGATGGCCGGCAGCACCGTGTGGCCGGGTTCCTGGACCGTCTCCCCGGCCGACCCGGTGAACTCGGCCGTCGCCTGGATGACCGACCACCTCTACTCCGGCGTACCCGTCGTCGGCGGCACCGCCGACTGGGCCGCCGGCTTCACCGGCCGGCTCCTCGACCCGCTGCGCGGCGTACTCCAGGCCACGCCTTGGTGGCTGCTCCTGCTCGTGGCCTTCGGGCTCGCCCTGCGCGCGGGCACCTGGCGCACCGCGCTCACCGCGGTCCTCGCCCTCGCCGCCGTCGGCGTGCTCGGTGTGTGGGAGGCCTCCCTCGACACGCTCTCCCAGGTCCTGGTCGCCGTCGCGGTCACGCTCGTCCTGGGCTTCGCGATCGCCGTGGGCGCCGCCCGCAGCGCCCGCGCCGAGCGGCTGCTGCGGCCCGTACTCGACGTGTGCCAGACCCTGCCGCAGTTCGTCTACCTCATCCCCGTGGTGGCGCTGTTCGGCGTCGGCCGCGCACCCGCCGCCGCGGCCGCCGTGGTCTACGCACTCCCCGCCGTCGTCCGGATCACCGTCCAGGGCCTGCGCGAGGTGGACCCGACCACCGTGGAATCCGCGCGCTCGCTCGGCGCGACCCGCTCGCAGCTGCTGCGACAAGTCCAACTGCCCCTCGCCCGGCCCGCGCTGCTGCTGGCCGTCAACCAGGCCATGGTCCTCGTCCTCGCCGTCGTCATCATCGGCGGCCTCGTCGGCGGTGGCGCCCTCGGCTACGACGTCGTCCTCGGCCTCGCCCAGGGCGACCTGGCCACCGGCCTGGTGGCCGGCGCCGCGATCGTCTGCCTCGGCCTGCTCCTCGACCGTGTCACCCAGCCCGCGAAGGAGGCCTGA
- a CDS encoding ABC transporter substrate-binding protein: MRDAHHRRPPRRRGAAVLAAATGLAVLTGCGAADMTRQSSPYAAADGARTVTLSVQSWVGAQANTAVASYLLEHELGYRVDTVQVDEVPAWDALSQGRVDAILEDWGHPEQEERYVRGKKTITPGGDLGVTGHIGWFVPTYFAEAHPDVTDWKNLDKYADRLRTPESRGKGQLMDGSPSYVTNDKALVKNLGLDFEVVFAGSEAAQITQIKQFAKERKPFLTYWYEPQWLFERVPMTEVKLPEYTEGCADDPQKVACAYPHTPLRKYLNTRFANAGGEAAAFLKRFHWTKEQQNEVSLMIAEQKLSPREAAKRWVERNEKVWKPWVA; the protein is encoded by the coding sequence ATGCGCGACGCACATCACCGGCGCCCCCCGCGCCGACGCGGCGCGGCCGTCCTCGCCGCCGCCACCGGACTCGCCGTCCTCACCGGCTGCGGAGCCGCGGACATGACCCGCCAGTCCTCCCCGTACGCCGCCGCGGACGGCGCGAGAACCGTCACGCTCTCCGTCCAGTCGTGGGTCGGCGCCCAGGCGAACACCGCCGTCGCCTCGTACCTCCTCGAACACGAACTCGGGTACCGGGTGGACACCGTCCAGGTCGACGAGGTCCCCGCCTGGGACGCCCTCAGCCAGGGCCGCGTCGACGCGATCCTGGAGGACTGGGGCCACCCCGAGCAGGAGGAGCGGTACGTCCGGGGCAAGAAGACCATCACCCCCGGCGGAGACCTCGGGGTGACCGGCCACATCGGATGGTTCGTCCCCACGTACTTCGCCGAGGCCCACCCCGACGTCACCGACTGGAAGAACCTCGACAAGTACGCCGACCGACTGCGCACCCCGGAAAGCCGCGGCAAGGGCCAGCTCATGGACGGCTCCCCTTCCTACGTCACGAACGACAAGGCCCTGGTGAAGAACCTGGGCCTGGACTTCGAAGTGGTCTTCGCCGGCTCCGAGGCGGCCCAGATCACCCAGATCAAGCAGTTCGCCAAGGAGCGCAAGCCCTTCCTCACGTACTGGTACGAGCCCCAGTGGCTCTTCGAGCGCGTCCCGATGACCGAGGTGAAGCTCCCCGAGTACACCGAGGGCTGCGCGGACGATCCGCAGAAGGTGGCCTGCGCCTACCCGCACACACCCCTGCGCAAGTACCTGAACACGCGCTTCGCGAACGCGGGCGGCGAGGCCGCCGCGTTCCTCAAGAGGTTCCACTGGACCAAGGAACAGCAGAACGAGGTGTCCCTGATGATCGCCGAGCAGAAGCTCTCGCCGCGGGAGGCGGCGAAGCGGTGGGTCGAGCGCAACGAGAAGGTGTGGAAACCCTGGGTCGCATGA
- a CDS encoding glycine betaine/L-proline ABC transporter ATP-binding protein — MNTTPATPTTATPATDPVGTHPVFSVDGLWKVFGPDKAAAKVPGSADADLSAAELRERTGCTAAVRGVSFDVRKGEVFVVMGLSGSGKSTLVRCLTRLIEPTAGRLAIDGEDVIAMDAARLRALRRRRVAMVFQHFGLLPHRTVLDNVAYGLEIQGVARGDRRDRALELVAKVGLEGLEHRHPDRLSGGQQQRVGLARALACDPEVLLFDEPFSALDPLIRREMQEEVARLHHEEGRTMVFITHDLAEALRLGDRIALMRDGRIVQLGTPEEIVGSPADDYVRDFVRDVPREQVLTVRTAMRPAAAGEAEQGPALHPATTVVEAIEAVARSGGPARVVDHGRCLGVVDDAALLAVVAGLPATTGRGVAA; from the coding sequence ATGAACACCACGCCCGCCACACCCACCACCGCCACGCCCGCCACCGACCCGGTCGGCACGCACCCCGTCTTCTCCGTGGACGGCCTCTGGAAGGTCTTCGGCCCGGACAAGGCCGCCGCGAAGGTCCCCGGCTCCGCCGACGCCGACCTGTCCGCCGCCGAACTGCGCGAGCGCACCGGATGCACGGCCGCCGTCCGTGGCGTCAGCTTCGACGTCCGCAAGGGCGAGGTCTTCGTCGTCATGGGCCTGTCCGGCTCCGGCAAGTCCACCCTCGTACGCTGTCTCACCCGGCTCATCGAGCCCACGGCCGGGCGTCTGGCCATCGACGGCGAGGATGTCATCGCCATGGACGCCGCCCGACTGCGCGCCCTGCGCCGCCGCCGCGTCGCCATGGTCTTCCAGCACTTCGGCCTGCTCCCGCACCGCACCGTCCTCGACAACGTGGCGTACGGCCTGGAGATCCAGGGCGTCGCACGCGGCGACCGCCGGGACAGGGCCCTGGAGCTCGTCGCCAAGGTCGGCCTCGAAGGACTGGAGCACCGCCACCCCGACCGGCTCTCGGGCGGCCAGCAGCAGCGCGTGGGCCTGGCCCGCGCCTTGGCCTGCGACCCCGAAGTCCTCCTCTTCGACGAGCCGTTCAGCGCGCTCGACCCCCTCATCCGCCGCGAGATGCAGGAGGAGGTCGCCCGGCTCCACCACGAGGAGGGCCGCACCATGGTCTTCATCACCCACGACCTCGCCGAGGCCCTGCGCCTGGGCGACCGGATCGCGCTGATGCGCGACGGCCGCATCGTCCAGCTCGGCACGCCCGAGGAGATCGTCGGCTCGCCCGCCGACGACTACGTACGGGACTTCGTCCGCGACGTCCCGCGCGAACAGGTGCTCACCGTCCGCACCGCGATGCGCCCCGCCGCTGCCGGCGAGGCCGAACAGGGGCCCGCGCTGCACCCCGCGACCACCGTGGTCGAGGCCATCGAGGCCGTCGCCCGCAGCGGCGGTCCGGCCCGCGTGGTCGACCACGGCCGCTGCCTGGGCGTCGTGGACGACGCGGCGCTGCTCGCCGTGGTGGCCGGGCTCCCGGCCACGACCGGACGGGGGGTGGCGGCATGA
- a CDS encoding GMC oxidoreductase — MTTPTNTPTPTNTPTPAEHEPGHKPKHEPEYDYVVIGGGTAGSVIASRLTEDPNVTVAVIEGGPSDVDRPDVLTLRRWMGLLGGELDYDYPTTEQPRGNSHIRHSRARVLGGCSSHNTLIAFKPLPSDWDEWEAAGAEGWNAAAMDPYYDKLLNNIVPVAEKDRNAIARDFVDSARTALGVPRVEGFNRKPFHEGAGFFDLAYHPEDNKRSSASVAYLHPVMDERPNLHILLETWAYRLELDGTRARGVHVRAADGTESLVAARREVLVCAGAVDTPRLLLHSGIGPRADLEALGIPPVHDLPGVGENLLDHPESVIVWETDGPIPENSAMDSDAGLFVRRDPDSPGPDLMFHFYQVPFTDNPERIGYERPAHGVSMTPNIPKPRSRGRLYLTSADPEVKPALDFRYFTDEDDYDGRTLVDGIRLAREVAATEPLASWLRREVCPGPEITGDEELSAYARSVAHTVYHPAGTCRMGAVDDPEAVVGPDLRIRGLDGIRIADASVFPTMPAVNPMIGVLMVGERAAELLTRGGGTR; from the coding sequence ATGACCACCCCCACGAACACCCCCACCCCCACGAACACCCCCACGCCCGCCGAGCACGAGCCGGGGCACAAGCCGAAGCACGAGCCGGAGTACGACTACGTCGTCATCGGCGGCGGTACCGCCGGATCGGTGATCGCCTCCCGCCTGACCGAGGATCCGAACGTCACCGTCGCCGTCATCGAGGGCGGCCCCAGCGACGTCGACCGCCCCGACGTGCTCACCCTGCGCCGCTGGATGGGCCTGCTGGGCGGCGAACTCGACTACGACTACCCCACCACCGAGCAGCCCCGCGGCAACTCGCACATCCGCCACAGCCGCGCCCGCGTCCTCGGCGGCTGCTCCTCGCACAACACCCTCATCGCCTTCAAGCCGCTTCCGTCCGACTGGGACGAATGGGAGGCGGCGGGAGCCGAGGGCTGGAACGCGGCCGCCATGGACCCGTACTACGACAAGCTCCTCAACAACATCGTCCCGGTGGCAGAGAAGGACCGCAACGCCATCGCCCGCGACTTCGTCGACTCCGCGCGGACCGCCCTGGGCGTCCCGCGCGTCGAGGGCTTCAACCGCAAGCCCTTCCACGAGGGCGCCGGCTTCTTCGACCTCGCCTACCACCCCGAGGACAACAAGCGCTCCTCCGCGTCGGTGGCCTACCTGCACCCCGTCATGGACGAACGCCCCAACCTCCACATCCTGTTGGAGACCTGGGCCTACCGCCTCGAACTCGACGGCACCCGCGCGCGCGGAGTCCACGTACGCGCGGCGGACGGTACGGAGTCCCTGGTCGCCGCCCGCCGGGAGGTGCTCGTATGCGCCGGCGCCGTGGACACCCCGCGGCTGCTGCTGCACTCCGGCATCGGTCCTCGCGCGGACCTGGAAGCCCTCGGCATCCCGCCCGTACACGACCTGCCGGGAGTGGGGGAGAACCTGCTCGACCACCCCGAGTCGGTGATCGTCTGGGAGACCGACGGGCCGATACCGGAGAACTCCGCGATGGACAGCGACGCCGGGCTGTTCGTCCGGCGCGACCCCGACTCGCCGGGGCCCGACCTGATGTTCCACTTCTACCAGGTCCCCTTCACCGACAACCCCGAGCGCATCGGCTACGAACGCCCCGCGCACGGGGTGTCGATGACCCCCAACATCCCCAAGCCCCGCAGTCGCGGCCGCCTCTACCTGACCAGCGCGGACCCCGAGGTCAAACCGGCCCTCGACTTCCGCTACTTCACGGACGAGGACGACTACGACGGCCGGACCCTCGTGGACGGCATCAGGCTCGCCCGCGAGGTCGCCGCCACCGAGCCGCTCGCCTCCTGGCTGCGGCGCGAGGTGTGCCCCGGCCCGGAGATCACCGGCGACGAGGAACTGAGCGCCTACGCCCGCTCCGTCGCCCACACCGTCTACCACCCGGCCGGCACCTGCCGCATGGGCGCCGTCGACGACCCCGAGGCCGTCGTGGGCCCGGACCTGAGGATCCGCGGGCTCGACGGCATCCGCATCGCGGACGCCTCCGTCTTCCCGACGATGCCCGCGGTCAACCCGATGATCGGAGTGCTCATGGTCGGCGAAAGGGCAGCCGAGCTGCTCACCCGGGGCGGTGGTACCCGATGA